Within Thermococcus celer Vu 13 = JCM 8558, the genomic segment TTTCCCTGCTCGCCCTGGCCGTCCTCGTTGACCCGCCGGGCGGAGTCAGGGTGGAGAGAAGGCTCTCAAGGCGCGAGATACGGCTCGGCGAAGAGGTCGAGGTAAGGGTTGAGGTTACGGTAAAGAGGGGGGTTGGACTGGTCGTCGTCAGGGATCCGCTCCCGAAGAACGTCGCCCTCACCTCCGGAAACAACGTCGGGGTCTTCTTCAAGGGACTGAAGCCGCTGAAGGCCAGCTACACATACAGGATACGGCCGATGCTCAGGGGGTTCTACAGGCTGCCGAGGAGCGAGGTGACGACGAGGAACCCGTTGGGAATTCGATACCTCTGGGGGGTGTACGGCGAGGAACTCCGGTTCAGGGCCGTCCCCCGGATCGTCAGGGCCGTCCCGATAGCGGAGACGAGAAGGGAGGCCAGGATAAGCGTCCCGGAAACGAGCTTCTCTATAAGGGGCCCCATCTCCACGGACTTCAGGGAGATAAGGGACTACCAGACAGGCGACCCGATGAAGCTCATAAACTGGAAGGCCACCGCGAGAATCGGCCGGGTTCTCGTCAACGAGTTCGAGAGGGAAGGCAAAAAGACGGTTCTCTTCGTGGTCGATGCAAGGGAGGCGATGAAGATAGGGATCGAGAGTGAAAGCCCCTACGAGCACGCCATGAACCTGGTCGCGTCGATGGCACACCGCTTCCTGCGGAAGGACTACCACATGGGCCTCTACCTGCTCGGGGCGAAGAAGTTCCTGCCACCCGCCACGGGGCCGAGGCAGCTGCACACGATGGTTAGGACCATGATGGACTTCGAGAGGGTTCAAACGGAGGAGGAAAGCTTTGCCGACGCCATCAAGAGGCTGAAGAGGATACTCGTCCAGTACACGCCGCTCGTCATATACGTCTCCAACGTGCTCGACAGAACGGCCGGGGAGACGAGGAGGGGACTCCTCACGATGATGGCGATTCACCGGGGCAAGTCCAGACCGGTGGTGGTTGACGTCTCGGTGTATCCGGCCCTCGACCCCAAAACGGGCACGCTGATCGAGATGGAAAAGCGGGCGATAACCTCGGAGCTGGAAAACACCGGCGCCTACATCGTCCGCTGGCTTCCGGGGCGGGAGGATATCGGGGAGGTTCTGAGCAAGTTGCTGGGGGAGATAAGATGAACTTCCGGGCGTTAAAGCTGGCGGTCGTTCTAACCGCGATAGTCCTCACTTCTCTGGCCTACTCCGACCTGCTCCGCCCAGGAGACTACGTACTAACGACGGCCATCGGGATAACCCTCCTGGGAATCTTCCTCTCGGGAGGTTCAGCCAGTGGAACGGTCTTTCTCTCGACGGTGCTCTACGTGGTACCCTACTCGATAGGCATCTCCCAGTTCCTCCCGGTGGCGTTTCCTCAAGCGTACAACAACCTGAGCGGGGCCATACTGGCGAGCCCCTACTTCTCCAGCCCGCTGGGCATCTTCACCCTGATGGCCCTGAGCATACTGGCCGAGTACATCGAGACCACCGAGAGGTGGGAGAAAGTGTTGAGGGGGCTCGGATGGAGGGAAAGGGGCGGAAAGACCCTGCTCTACGGCCTTCCGGTTGCTCTGCTGGCGTTCCTCCTTTCGCTGGGACTCCTATGGCTCGGGGGGAATCTCAGCATTTCAGCAACCGGGATCCCCTTGCCGGTTCTCATTCTCCTTCTCGGCATAGCCGTGGCGTATTCCTCAATCGAGGGCGGGAGCTACCGGCGCGTCATCGTTGCGGTCGAGGTTCCCCCCATGAACGGCGAGGTGGTGATAGAGACGGCCGACGGGAGCAGGGTCGTACCTCTGAGCCGTTCCCGGGCCTTCGAATGGGACACCCTCCGGCTGGAGGCCGAGCTGAAGAGGCGGCCGGAGCGAGTCCTCCTGAAAGCTGGAGGAAGGAATGAAGTCCTGACCCCCCTGCTGGAGAGCGTTGACGGGGAGACCCTCTTCCTGCTCTATCGGGAGGGAAAGGAGGAAGAAGGTTAATATATCTCGCCGGCCAAAAATGAAAGGGTGATGACAATGGATGAGTTACCGAAGGCGGCGAATAAAGTTCTCGAACCCGACGAAAAGGTTCTCTTCTCCGTAAAGAAGAAGGTAAGCCTCGAAAAGCCGAAGTGGGTTCTCGTGACGGACAGGAGGATAATCTACCTCGACGAGAAGATCCTTGGCAGGTACGATATAAAGGCCATCCCCTACCATAAGCTCGAGGAGGTGAGGATTGAACTGGGCGTCATGTCCTCGGAATTCCTCATAAAGGGTGAGGAGGGCATAAACCTAAAGCTCGGCTGGATGAACAAGGAACAGGCGAGGAAGACGGTAAACGCCATAAAGGACGCCCTCAACGCGATAGCCATCGAACCGGTGACGATAGAGGTCAACAAGGGCCTCACCCACGAGACGTGGATCCTGAAGAAGCCGAAGGAACTCGTGAGCAGGGTCGTTCCGGGAGGAAGCGCCCTTAGGGAGGCTCCAGCGGCGGAGAAGAAGGAAGACCCGCTCGAAAAGCTCAAAAAGCTGAAGGAGCTCTACGACATGGGAGTGATAAGTCCGGAGGAGTACGAGGAAAAGAGAAAGAAGCTCCTGGAGCAGATTTAAGCCCTTTTTCTCCAGACCACCGCCAGGCCCAGAATAACGAGCAGGGCGCCCACAACGGCGTAGGGGGTAGTACCCTCGCCGGGGGGAGCACCGTTCGTTGGGATTTCGGAGGAAGGCTTGCCTTCAACCCTGGGTGGTTCGTCGCTTAGAACCACCACCCCCGCGGCCTTCCCGTAGAGCTTCACGCCAAGGGGCTTGAGCTCACCCCAGTACGGTCCCTCGTAGAGCTCAACCGAAAAGGCCGTTCCGTTGGGAAGGGGGACGACCGTGAAGTAGTAACCCGTCGAGGACCTCAGGAGGGGTCTCGGCTCGGCGAGCTCCGAGATGTTCCCCTTTATCCAGAGGTTCACCCTGGAGACGTTCACGAGGCTCGCGTTTACCGCCACCAGCGCCGGGATCTCGTTCCCGGAGTAGTAACGAAGTCTGGCGGCGTTGCTGACCTTCCCGTTCGTTTCGACGACGACATTGAGCCAGGCTTCGCGGGTCTTAACCCTGGGAACCTCAACGAGTATCTCGGTGGAGTTCCAGGAGAGAACCTTGGCCTCGACGCCGCCGATGATCACCTTGCCGGAGGAGCCGAACCCGTCCCCGGCTATTAGAATCCTCTGGCCGGGTTTGACGGCGTAGGGAGTTAACGAGCCGATCAACGGCTTTTCCTGTTCCCGCTCGAGGTGGAAGACGTAGAAGCCGTTCCTGGGCAGTTCCACCGTCGTTTTCCCATCCTGAACCTTTATGGTGGCGTTGCCGAGGGCGTCCCGATAGACCCCATCAGGCCAGTCGAGGTCGAGGACTAAACTCCTTGACGGGCCCTTGTTCATGACGACGAGGAGTTTGTGAGTTCCGAAGGTTCTCTCGAAGGCCCAGACCGAGTAGTTGGCGTGGAGCGTCCTGAAGTCCCCGAAAGCCAAGGCGTCGTTGGTCTTTCTCAGCTCCGCCAGGGTTCTGATTATGTAAGACGCTTTAGTGGTGTTGTTGAAGACCATCATGGGCCTGTTGTAGGGGTCGCCGGCCCCGTCCTTGCTCACGAGGTAGCTCTCGTCGCCGTAGTAGATCACCGGGATGCCCGGCAGGGTCATGGTCAGGGCCAGCGCCATGTGGAAGCGCTCCAGAGCGTCCTCCCTCCTCGCCCCGTTCAGGAAGCGGATTAAATCGTGGCTGTCGAGGAAGTTCAGCTGCTTGTTCGGGTAAACGAAGCGGGAGTAGTAACCCTCGAGCTCTCTCGATAGCGTCTCGAGGCTCCCTATGAAGCCGAAGGTTCTCACGATGTCGGCCCTTATGGGTATGTTAAGGAGCGGCGAGACGTTGGAGTAGCGGTAGAACTCGTACAGGTCGTCGCTCTTCTGCACGGAGGGGGAGTAGTACTCGCCGTAGATGAAGAGGGGCCCTCCGGAGTAGAGGCGCAGGTAGAAGCTCTCGAGCCAGCCAAGTTCCATGTGCTTGACCGCGTCGATCCTGAGGCCGCAGGCACCGTTATCGATGAAGAGCCTCGCCCCCTCCGTGAGGTACGAATCGACCCACGGGTTGAGCTGGTTGAAGTCGGCTAAGCCGTAGAGGTTGGCGTACTTCAGCTGTATTCCCGACCAGACGAAGATGTTGCCGTTGTGGTGGTAGACGTTCTCCCTGATGCCCGTTATCGGGTTCACGGAGGCGTTTTTTGCGTCCCGGAAGTAGTCCGTGACCTCTGTTCCGTTGTCGTAGAGCGCCCCGAACTCGCCGTCCGATGCCGGGTTCGAGTGATTTGGAACGTAATCAACGACGATGCAGATTCCCCGCTTTCTCGCCTCCTCCACGAGCCGTTTGAAGTCCACCCAGGTCCCGAAGTGCTCGTCTATGCGCCTGTAGTCCCTCGTCCAGTAGCCGTGGTAGGGGGCGCTTCCGGAGACAATCCCGTTTACGTTGTCGTTGAGCGGGGAGACCCATATCATCGAGACGCCGAGGCTCTTGATGTAGTCGAGCTTCTCCGTTAGACCCTCCAGATCGCCGCCCCAGTAGAGGCGGTAGTTCGTCCGCGATGGGTCATAAAAGGGCCGGTTGTTGCTCTGATTTCCATCGTAGAACCGGTCGACCATGACCTGGTAGACGACGCCCCTCTCGGGAACGCTGTAAGAAGCCACCGGAGGGGCCATGAGAAGGAGCATCGCAAGCACTACAAGGGCTCTCCTCACAGTATCACCGAAGGTGATAAGGAAGGGACCTTAAAAACCTCACTTTTTGGCCACGTCCTTGAAGCTCAGAGAGACGGTCGAACCCAGTATTTCGTCGTTCGCCGCTTTCACAACCCGGAGCCGGTACTCGCCTCCATTCGCTTCCCACATCAGTACGGTGCTGGAGATTTCCTCAAGGAGAGGAAGGAGCTCAGGGGTCACCCTCTCCAGGACGTCCCTGTTTATGAAGTAGAGGGCAAAGCGACTCCTGTTCCCGACAAAGGTCGAGACGTTGCGGACGAGCCTTATAAGCGCGGTCCTCTCGAGGACCACGAAGAGCTTGTGCATCCCGAGGACCGGGTTGCACACGAGCTCTCCGGGCACGACGTTCTGGTATATTCTGTTATAGTACCCAAAATCGAGGGAGTACTTGTCCAAGTCGACCCTGCCCGCGACGTTGCCGAATTTCCTCCTCCCGCCTATCTTTATGACCGGAACCTCCATGAGCGGCCCAACGTCCAAGCCCATGAGCTCAAGCCGGGCCACGTACTCCGGGAAGGTATCGGAGAAATCGTCGATTAGAAGGGGCTTCTCCGCCGAGGCACACCACCTGCTCAACAGGTACAAGAAGAGCTCGGGTGATGAAACTGAATCGTGCTCAACGAGTACGGTTTCGCCTGGTTTGAGTCCTGAGAGCACGCCCTCGATTCCACCGTTTCTCACGTCCAACCACCTTATTCCCCTTCGGTGTTGAACTATAAAAAATTTAACCAAAAACCTACACCAGCCGGGCGACACCGAGAACCCTCGGAGAGTAAAACGAGCCCCTCCTCTCGAGCCTGTTCCCAATCGCCGCTATGGAGCGCAGGAAATCGAAGACGTTACCGGCCAACATGTTGTCCCTGAAGGGAACCACCTCCCCGTTCCTGACGGCGTAGCCCAGCCCAACCGTTAGGGAAAAATCGCCGCTGACGGGGTTGGCCGTGTGCTCTCCGAAGACCTTTTTGATTATGATGCCCTCGAACCCCTCGAGGTCGTCCTTGCCCGGCTCAACGACCACGTTGCTCGTCCCGATGTGCGGAACCGTCCGGAAGTCCCTGGCCGCGTTTCCGGTGCTCTCCATGCCGAGTAGTCGCGCGTACGTCTCGTCGAGGAGGAAGGAGGAAACCATCCCGTTCTCCACCAGGACCGTCCTTTCACCGGGGTTCCCCTCACCGTCGAAGGAAAAGCTACCGGTGCCTTCGGGAAGGGTCGCGTCGTCCAGGATGACCAGCTCCCCCGGGGCGACCTCCTCGCCGGGCTCGGAGAAACGGCTCCGGCGGTGATAGACGCTCTCTCCCGAGAGGTTCTCAAGGAACACCCCCAGAACGGCCCTGAAGGCCTCGGGCTCGAGCAGTATCTCCCCCGAGTG encodes:
- a CDS encoding DUF58 domain-containing protein; its protein translation is MRKSLMGYALWALVLGTAFLSPGMIALAVVPLSLLALAVLVDPPGGVRVERRLSRREIRLGEEVEVRVEVTVKRGVGLVVVRDPLPKNVALTSGNNVGVFFKGLKPLKASYTYRIRPMLRGFYRLPRSEVTTRNPLGIRYLWGVYGEELRFRAVPRIVRAVPIAETRREARISVPETSFSIRGPISTDFREIRDYQTGDPMKLINWKATARIGRVLVNEFEREGKKTVLFVVDAREAMKIGIESESPYEHAMNLVASMAHRFLRKDYHMGLYLLGAKKFLPPATGPRQLHTMVRTMMDFERVQTEEESFADAIKRLKRILVQYTPLVIYVSNVLDRTAGETRRGLLTMMAIHRGKSRPVVVDVSVYPALDPKTGTLIEMEKRAITSELENTGAYIVRWLPGREDIGEVLSKLLGEIR
- a CDS encoding PH domain-containing protein; this encodes MTMDELPKAANKVLEPDEKVLFSVKKKVSLEKPKWVLVTDRRIIYLDEKILGRYDIKAIPYHKLEEVRIELGVMSSEFLIKGEEGINLKLGWMNKEQARKTVNAIKDALNAIAIEPVTIEVNKGLTHETWILKKPKELVSRVVPGGSALREAPAAEKKEDPLEKLKKLKELYDMGVISPEEYEEKRKKLLEQI
- a CDS encoding alpha-amylase family glycosyl hydrolase — its product is MRRALVVLAMLLLMAPPVASYSVPERGVVYQVMVDRFYDGNQSNNRPFYDPSRTNYRLYWGGDLEGLTEKLDYIKSLGVSMIWVSPLNDNVNGIVSGSAPYHGYWTRDYRRIDEHFGTWVDFKRLVEEARKRGICIVVDYVPNHSNPASDGEFGALYDNGTEVTDYFRDAKNASVNPITGIRENVYHHNGNIFVWSGIQLKYANLYGLADFNQLNPWVDSYLTEGARLFIDNGACGLRIDAVKHMELGWLESFYLRLYSGGPLFIYGEYYSPSVQKSDDLYEFYRYSNVSPLLNIPIRADIVRTFGFIGSLETLSRELEGYYSRFVYPNKQLNFLDSHDLIRFLNGARREDALERFHMALALTMTLPGIPVIYYGDESYLVSKDGAGDPYNRPMMVFNNTTKASYIIRTLAELRKTNDALAFGDFRTLHANYSVWAFERTFGTHKLLVVMNKGPSRSLVLDLDWPDGVYRDALGNATIKVQDGKTTVELPRNGFYVFHLEREQEKPLIGSLTPYAVKPGQRILIAGDGFGSSGKVIIGGVEAKVLSWNSTEILVEVPRVKTREAWLNVVVETNGKVSNAARLRYYSGNEIPALVAVNASLVNVSRVNLWIKGNISELAEPRPLLRSSTGYYFTVVPLPNGTAFSVELYEGPYWGELKPLGVKLYGKAAGVVVLSDEPPRVEGKPSSEIPTNGAPPGEGTTPYAVVGALLVILGLAVVWRKRA
- a CDS encoding DUF257 family protein translates to MRNGGIEGVLSGLKPGETVLVEHDSVSSPELFLYLLSRWCASAEKPLLIDDFSDTFPEYVARLELMGLDVGPLMEVPVIKIGGRRKFGNVAGRVDLDKYSLDFGYYNRIYQNVVPGELVCNPVLGMHKLFVVLERTALIRLVRNVSTFVGNRSRFALYFINRDVLERVTPELLPLLEEISSTVLMWEANGGEYRLRVVKAANDEILGSTVSLSFKDVAKK